DNA from Sulfurimonas xiamenensis:
AAAATCGAAGGTGATGTTGTAAGAACATATGCAGGTCCGGTTGTTTCAACATTTGAATTTAAACCCGCTGCAAATGTAAAAGTCTCTAGAATTTTAAATCTTCAAGATGATTTAGCCATGGCACTTAGTGCAGAAACTATTCGTATACAGGCACCGATCCCTGGAAAAGATGTTGTCGGGATTGAGATACCTAATGAGAAAATAGACACAATCTACTTAAGAGAGCTGATAGATAGCAAACTTTTCAAAGAGTCATCTTCTCCATTAACTATTGTTTTGGGAAAAGATATAGTGGGCAAGCCATTTATAACTGATTTGAAAAAACTTCCGCATCTTCTTATAGCCGGAACAACGGGGAGCGGAAAAAGCGTTGGTATTAACGCTATGATACTCTCTTTTTTATACAAAAATTCACCGGATAAATTGAGACTTCTCATGATTGATCCTAAAATGCTTGAATTTTCGATCTATAATGATATTCCTCATCTTCTAACCCCGGTTATTACAAAAGCTAAACAAGCGATTGTTGCACTGAATAACATGGTACATGAGATGGAGAGACGCTACTCTCTTATGAGTATTAATAGAACAAAAAATATAGAAGGGTATAACGAGAAAGTTAAAAAAGAGGGTGGAGAGCATCTTCCTTATATCGTAGTTATTATAGATGAACTTGCTGATTTGATGATGACAAGCGGAAAGGATGTTGAATACTCAATTGCAAGACTTGCACAGATGGCAAGGGCATCTGGTATACATCTTGTTGTAGCAACTCAAAGACCTTCAGTCGATGTCGTAACAGGACTTATAAAAGCAAATCTTCCTTCACGCATATCGTATAGAGTAGGGCAGAAAGTTGATTCTAAAATTATTTTAGATCAGCAGGGTGCAGAATCGCTTTTAGGAAAAGGCGACATGCTCTTTACACCTCCGGGTTCGACCGGTTTAGTCCGTCTACATGCACCTTGGAGTACAGAAGAGGAGATAGAAAAAATTGTTAATTTTATAAAATCACAAAGAGAAGCAAATTATGATAAAAGTTTTTTGGTTGAAGAGAGTGAAGAGAGTGCTTCATCATCCGGTGATACATATGAAGAGTTGGACCCTCTATTTGATGAAGCAAAAAATGTTGTCTTAACAGATAGAAAAACCTCCATTTCATATCTTCAGAGAAAACTGCAAATCGGTTATAACAAATCTGCAAGACTTATTGAGCAGCTAGAAGGTGAAGGAGTGCTTTCTGCCCCTAATTCTAGAGGAATTCGTGAAATTATTTAATGATAGTGCCATATTTTATTTTCACAAAATATCCCAACTCTTTTAGTGTGTATGTAAAAAACCTAGAAGATTTATCAGTAGAGCAAATACAAAAAATCGAAGCTTTTGTTAAAGAGAGAAAGGGTATTTTTGATTTTAGCTCTTATACTTTTGTTATTCAAAAAAGATTGGAATTTGGTGAGTTTGTTTCACTTTTGCAAAAAATCTCAATCAATGCAAAATGCGAAGAAAAATTTTTAAAAACACAGCAGACACAAAGAGTTGAGTTTGGAAAATATAAGGGATTGACATATAGCGATCTGCCAGATTCATACCTTTTATGGTTAAAAAGTAACTATAAAGGAAAAAATAGAGATGCTATTGATGCTGAATTGCATTATAGAGAGTTGTAGATGTTACCAAAGTAAACATATTTTAAATAAATCACAAAGCTTTTGTTTACTTTGGTAACACATATGATTTGCTGTTTACTTATTTAGTTATAATCTTCTTTAAATTTATAAACAGGAATGACAATGGCATTTTTAGAAGAGTATAAAGCACATATAGCTGAGAGAGAGACACTTGGTGTTCCACCATTACCGCTTTCTGCAGAGCAAACAGTAGAATTAATAAAATTGATAAAATCTGAGTGTACGCAAGAGTTGTTAGATCTATTGACAAATCGTGTATCACCTGGTGTTGATGATGCTGCTTATGTTAAAGCAGCATTTTTAAATGATGTAGTTCTTGGTAATACTAAAGTTTCTGCTATTTCTCCTGAAAAAGCAGTTGAGATGTTGGGTATGATGCTTGGTGGTTACAATGTAAAACCATTAGTAGATGCTCTTACTTCTGAGAATGAAGCTGTTGTTGAAGCCGCTAAAGAGGCTTTAAAACATACCCTTCTTGTATATGATGCATTTAATGATGTAGAAGAGTTGCATAAATCAGGCAATAAAGCTGCAACAGAAGTTATGACTTCATGGGCAAATGCTGAATGGTTTACATCTAAACCTGAACTTTCAGATGCAATTACAGTTACAGTATTTAAAGTTGCTGGTGAGACAAATACGGATGATTTATCACCTGCTTCTGAAGCTTTTACCCGTTCAGATATTCCGCTTCATGCAAACTCTATGCTTGTGGCAAAAATGGATGATCCTATCAATACCATCAAAAAATTAAAAGAGATGGGCAATCCAATTGCTTATGTCGGTGATGTTGTTGGAACGGGTTCAAGCCGCAAATCTGGTGTAAACTCAGTTCAGTGGCATATGGGCGAGGATATTCCCGGTGTTCCAAACAAGCGTACCGGCGGTGTAGTTCTTGGTGGAATTATTGCTCCTATATTTTTTGCAACATGTGAGGATTCAGGGGCGCTTCCTTTAGAACTTGATGTAAGTGAAATGGAAACGGGCGATGTTGTA
Protein-coding regions in this window:
- a CDS encoding FtsK/SpoIIIE family DNA translocase, with protein sequence MKDTLFIISFGLLIYFGFATIFGSTALMGSYGATFAFYNHKYFGYVSYIYIFAFMIPLYYFYKDSRLNIRKVELTVASFLIFFSFLLAQAILIKDNLRGEVGAGFANFLSPYIGSFGLWTFWFIITLLSIVIIFDKSAHEIVDIFLNKIKIKFLDKQNSTLKKPMKSTFIKEKNINKNVKQEGDIAVESAVEKIEEEIDKPAYLRKEINSEVKEEDSLKSVESSKEKKHHNIIDLVQEIKEQKNAIVVDELEENTKLLESIEKGEVEKPKNFKLPPIDFLQKPNNKAHSVDESELDDKIKFLIEKLAHFKIEGDVVRTYAGPVVSTFEFKPAANVKVSRILNLQDDLAMALSAETIRIQAPIPGKDVVGIEIPNEKIDTIYLRELIDSKLFKESSSPLTIVLGKDIVGKPFITDLKKLPHLLIAGTTGSGKSVGINAMILSFLYKNSPDKLRLLMIDPKMLEFSIYNDIPHLLTPVITKAKQAIVALNNMVHEMERRYSLMSINRTKNIEGYNEKVKKEGGEHLPYIVVIIDELADLMMTSGKDVEYSIARLAQMARASGIHLVVATQRPSVDVVTGLIKANLPSRISYRVGQKVDSKIILDQQGAESLLGKGDMLFTPPGSTGLVRLHAPWSTEEEIEKIVNFIKSQREANYDKSFLVEESEESASSSGDTYEELDPLFDEAKNVVLTDRKTSISYLQRKLQIGYNKSARLIEQLEGEGVLSAPNSRGIREII
- a CDS encoding putative quorum-sensing-regulated virulence factor, with amino-acid sequence MIVPYFIFTKYPNSFSVYVKNLEDLSVEQIQKIEAFVKERKGIFDFSSYTFVIQKRLEFGEFVSLLQKISINAKCEEKFLKTQQTQRVEFGKYKGLTYSDLPDSYLLWLKSNYKGKNRDAIDAELHYREL